From a region of the Neobacillus niacini genome:
- a CDS encoding sensor histidine kinase: MFFSLRNRLLLIFTCLLTIPFVILSIIIPSFFTSVIREQTQELTIEMMDQFSLYVDSVTTQAEDLGKQVLVSQTTQEWIRLNRQGAEKEEIDSLMNQLKQDLSSIMINNSNAMSISVLLEDGTGTWGVHPSLHETDWYQDFTQHNQAYVKSHLDPFQQSHEMQQKKINSYILPLIDTNTMISAGVIKVNFPSALLETALNKITIGQNEHTYLLNQRGENILSGKIETPNSILKQSLKQITTSDDKEGLIEAAYQKEKYLVFFQKLPVGDWILVSEVTESDLFARANHLQRNLLITSAVLFFITIVASLILSNNITSPLGKLAKAMRFIERGDFSGAKRFMPHYKSQSNEVDYLINVTEHTIDQLQNLIETEYEANLRRKDAEYKALLLQINPHFLNNTLEIIGSLALQGKNKEVMNVSVYLGKMLRYSLNTKSNIVSLGEEVNYIKSYTNILKLRYEDTIAIQMDVEPETVTIPVIKFILQPLVENAVKYSFSEKTFADIFIKTEVVGSQLCLSVADKGMGMSEELISDLLSTADETLNVLESKGNSIGLRNVLGRLKLTYGDDFSYRIESTINEGTKIILLIDLKRGGRQDEGINHR; the protein is encoded by the coding sequence ATGTTTTTTTCATTACGCAATCGTTTATTACTTATTTTTACATGTTTGCTAACGATTCCATTTGTGATTCTATCAATTATTATTCCTAGCTTTTTTACGTCTGTTATTCGAGAACAAACTCAAGAGCTGACCATAGAAATGATGGATCAGTTTTCACTTTATGTTGATTCCGTTACTACTCAAGCAGAGGATTTGGGCAAACAGGTGCTTGTTAGCCAGACCACGCAAGAATGGATTAGATTAAATAGACAGGGTGCCGAGAAGGAAGAAATCGATTCATTGATGAACCAACTTAAACAGGATCTATCCTCGATTATGATTAACAATTCTAATGCTATGTCGATTTCGGTGCTGCTTGAGGATGGGACTGGGACTTGGGGCGTTCATCCCTCACTCCATGAAACAGATTGGTATCAGGACTTTACCCAACATAATCAGGCCTATGTTAAGTCACATTTAGATCCATTTCAGCAAAGTCATGAAATGCAACAAAAGAAAATCAATAGCTATATTTTGCCCCTCATTGATACTAATACGATGATTTCAGCAGGGGTCATTAAGGTGAATTTTCCTTCTGCTTTACTAGAAACCGCTCTAAATAAAATAACTATCGGACAAAATGAACATACCTATTTGTTAAATCAGCGGGGTGAAAACATTTTGTCAGGAAAGATAGAGACTCCAAATTCAATCCTGAAACAAAGTTTAAAGCAAATCACCACTAGCGATGACAAAGAAGGGCTAATTGAAGCTGCTTATCAGAAGGAGAAGTATTTAGTTTTCTTTCAAAAGTTGCCAGTAGGGGATTGGATCTTAGTCAGTGAAGTGACAGAGTCCGATTTATTCGCAAGAGCCAATCATTTACAGCGAAACCTTCTGATAACAAGTGCAGTCCTTTTTTTCATTACGATTGTGGCTTCCCTGATTCTGTCTAACAATATTACTAGTCCCTTAGGAAAACTAGCAAAAGCAATGAGATTTATCGAACGGGGAGATTTTTCAGGGGCAAAACGTTTTATGCCGCACTATAAATCTCAGAGTAATGAAGTAGATTACCTCATTAATGTTACGGAACATACGATTGATCAATTACAGAATTTAATTGAAACAGAATATGAAGCCAATTTGCGCAGGAAGGATGCGGAATATAAAGCCTTACTATTACAAATCAACCCTCACTTCCTCAATAACACTCTTGAAATTATTGGAAGTTTAGCGCTTCAAGGGAAAAATAAAGAGGTCATGAATGTAAGTGTATATTTAGGAAAAATGCTGAGATATTCTCTAAATACAAAAAGCAATATTGTGTCGTTAGGTGAAGAAGTAAACTATATTAAAAGTTACACAAACATATTAAAGTTAAGATATGAGGACACCATTGCGATTCAAATGGATGTAGAGCCAGAAACCGTAACAATCCCTGTAATAAAATTTATTCTACAGCCACTTGTGGAAAATGCTGTGAAATATAGTTTTAGTGAAAAGACGTTTGCAGATATTTTTATAAAAACTGAAGTGGTTGGAAGTCAGCTTTGCCTATCAGTGGCTGATAAAGGGATGGGAATGTCTGAAGAGCTCATTTCGGATTTATTATCTACAGCAGATGAAACCCTAAACGTATTGGAAAGCAAAGGGAACAGCATTGGGCTAAGAAATGTACTTGGACGATTAAAACTTACCTATGGCGATGACTTTTCCTATCGAATTGAATCTACAATAAATGAAGGAACGAAGATTATATTGCTGATTGATTTGAAAAGGGGGGGTAGACAGGATGAAGGTATTAATCACAGATGA